From the genome of Gemmatimonas phototrophica, one region includes:
- a CDS encoding SusC/RagA family TonB-linked outer membrane protein: MHTRIHAVLLATFLAASSLDAQQRTVTGTVTRDGSVPLSGVSVVVKGTSQITQTNTRGTYSITVTQGQTLQFRLIGYVPQERLVGTAATINIELEKNAANLDAMVVTALGQTATKRSLGSAQQTVSGPEIAQTGRENFINALAGRVAGVDVTSSSGVPGSSSSITIRGVSSISGSNQPLMIVDGLPLDNKTLNTGVLASDAPGSATAFSNRGVDFTNRAADINPEDIESLVVLKGPEAAALYGIDAANGAIVITTRRGKAGTGGFEYSNWVRMDATRAQPEIQQIYGPTTNTGGTLGSFQYFGAPYAAGTQFFDNVDGFFRTAISQQHVLTFSGASPDNRVNYRISGNLNRNNGVIPGSDLTRINLTGASQAQVNKYLKADLSMLYMQSENNQPEKGGNGPLLGLLLWPQTDDASDFLSPAGTRRRITTLAANSETDNPYFSISRNKIDARTTRFFPNLGLTVTPFSWGYIKTNIGVDNYTNSNLIVRHPESAVGFNNNGILDNAVDVTRNINTQTLFNINRRDVGKNFSFSGLLGHALSDSKSTVNAESGRNWLDPNFVSINNTDVATRFARTTIAQRRLVSVFGQAQVGFKDLWFVTVTGRNDWTSTIPVERNSFFYPSVQSSFILSDAVPAIGRHMTLKLRSSWAQVGRDARPYAYRPALESKTTTGGGYGYGFTGPNLGLKPEFAESAEGGFEMSMFDDRLGLDATYYSKQTRDQIVNDIRGSYGTGFILFNLNGARTKNTGVEVVARAMPVRTNNLSWEVIANYEQAKGRVVALPNALPESYVSDTWLYGNIRNGVAPRLSTRSMTGLFYQRNTEGKLLIDPTTGLPIRSTAFIDAGYDRQPLWTMGVTNNIKYKKATISMLWDFRRGGDVFNATQHLLTARGLSMQTLDRETPRIIPGVLRDGKQNSATPTPNNIVVIPQVQPGFYTAMSEELFVEKNINWVRLRDITVRMELPGKYLQARRASAFVRGTDLLLFTNYSGLDPIVNGNTAAVGGSGAVGIDFGNFPMPRGFSFGITLGY; encoded by the coding sequence ATGCACACTCGCATCCACGCGGTGTTGCTGGCCACCTTCCTTGCTGCGTCCAGTCTTGACGCGCAGCAGCGGACCGTGACCGGCACTGTGACGCGCGATGGCTCTGTCCCTCTCTCCGGCGTTTCCGTCGTGGTGAAGGGAACCAGCCAGATCACGCAGACCAACACACGCGGTACCTATTCCATTACCGTCACCCAGGGGCAGACGCTCCAGTTCCGTCTCATCGGCTACGTGCCGCAGGAACGGTTGGTGGGCACGGCGGCGACGATCAACATCGAACTGGAAAAGAACGCCGCCAACCTCGATGCCATGGTGGTGACGGCCCTTGGCCAGACGGCCACCAAGCGAAGCCTCGGTAGCGCCCAGCAAACCGTGAGCGGGCCGGAAATCGCCCAGACCGGTCGCGAAAACTTCATCAACGCCCTGGCTGGTCGTGTGGCAGGTGTCGATGTGACCAGCAGCTCCGGCGTGCCCGGCTCCTCGTCCAGCATCACCATTCGCGGTGTGAGCTCCATCAGCGGCAGCAACCAGCCGCTCATGATTGTCGACGGCTTGCCGCTCGACAACAAGACGCTCAACACGGGCGTACTGGCCTCTGATGCGCCGGGATCGGCGACCGCCTTCAGCAATCGTGGCGTAGACTTTACCAACCGCGCCGCCGACATCAATCCTGAGGATATTGAAAGCCTCGTGGTGCTGAAGGGCCCGGAAGCCGCCGCTCTGTACGGCATCGACGCCGCCAACGGCGCGATCGTGATTACCACCAGGCGGGGCAAGGCCGGCACCGGGGGCTTCGAGTACAGCAACTGGGTGCGCATGGATGCCACGCGCGCGCAGCCCGAAATTCAGCAGATCTACGGGCCGACCACCAACACCGGTGGCACGCTGGGGTCCTTCCAGTACTTCGGCGCGCCCTATGCAGCCGGTACCCAGTTCTTCGACAACGTGGACGGATTCTTCCGCACCGCGATCTCGCAGCAACATGTGCTCACGTTCAGCGGTGCATCGCCTGACAATCGCGTCAACTACCGCATTTCGGGCAATCTCAACCGCAATAATGGTGTGATCCCCGGGTCGGATCTCACGCGTATAAACCTCACCGGTGCCTCCCAGGCTCAGGTGAACAAGTACCTCAAGGCCGATCTCTCCATGCTGTATATGCAGTCGGAGAACAATCAGCCGGAAAAGGGAGGCAATGGTCCGCTGCTGGGGCTGCTGCTCTGGCCGCAGACGGATGATGCCTCCGACTTCCTGTCGCCGGCCGGCACGCGGCGCCGGATCACGACGTTGGCCGCGAACAGCGAAACGGACAACCCGTATTTCAGCATCAGCCGCAACAAGATTGACGCACGCACCACGCGTTTCTTTCCGAACCTCGGTCTGACCGTCACGCCGTTTTCGTGGGGCTACATTAAGACCAACATCGGCGTTGACAACTATACCAATTCCAACCTCATCGTCCGCCACCCGGAAAGCGCGGTGGGCTTCAACAACAACGGCATTCTGGACAACGCCGTGGACGTGACGCGGAACATCAACACGCAGACGCTCTTCAACATCAACCGTCGGGATGTCGGCAAGAACTTCTCGTTCTCCGGCCTGCTCGGCCACGCGCTGAGCGATTCCAAGTCCACGGTGAACGCCGAAAGCGGCCGCAATTGGCTCGACCCGAACTTCGTGTCCATCAACAACACCGACGTGGCCACCCGTTTTGCGCGCACCACGATCGCGCAGCGTCGCCTCGTGAGTGTCTTCGGGCAGGCGCAGGTGGGGTTCAAGGATCTGTGGTTCGTCACGGTAACCGGCCGCAACGACTGGACCTCCACGATTCCGGTGGAACGCAACTCGTTCTTCTACCCCTCCGTCCAGAGCAGCTTCATTCTTTCGGATGCCGTGCCGGCCATCGGCCGTCACATGACGCTCAAGCTGCGCTCCAGCTGGGCGCAGGTGGGGCGTGATGCTCGCCCGTACGCCTACCGACCGGCACTCGAATCCAAGACGACCACCGGCGGGGGCTATGGCTATGGCTTCACCGGTCCGAATCTTGGCCTCAAGCCGGAGTTCGCCGAGTCGGCCGAAGGGGGCTTTGAAATGTCGATGTTCGACGATCGCCTCGGGCTCGACGCGACGTACTACAGCAAGCAGACGCGCGACCAGATCGTCAATGACATTCGTGGCAGCTACGGCACGGGTTTCATTCTGTTCAACCTGAACGGGGCGCGGACCAAGAACACGGGTGTGGAAGTGGTCGCGCGGGCCATGCCCGTGCGGACGAACAACCTCTCGTGGGAAGTGATTGCCAACTACGAACAGGCCAAGGGCCGCGTAGTGGCGCTGCCCAACGCGCTCCCCGAGTCCTATGTGTCGGACACATGGCTGTACGGCAACATCCGCAACGGGGTCGCGCCCAGGCTGTCCACGCGTTCCATGACCGGCCTGTTCTATCAGCGCAATACCGAAGGCAAGCTGCTCATCGATCCCACCACGGGGCTCCCGATTCGCAGCACGGCGTTCATTGATGCGGGCTACGACCGACAGCCGCTGTGGACGATGGGCGTGACGAACAACATCAAGTACAAGAAGGCCACGATCTCCATGCTGTGGGACTTCCGCCGCGGCGGCGATGTGTTCAACGCCACGCAGCACCTGCTCACGGCGCGCGGCCTGTCCATGCAGACGCTGGATCGCGAAACGCCACGGATCATTCCCGGCGTGCTGCGTGACGGCAAGCAGAATAGCGCCACGCCCACGCCGAACAACATCGTGGTCATTCCGCAGGTGCAGCCGGGCTTCTACACCGCCATGAGCGAAGAGCTGTTTGTGGAGAAGAACATCAACTGGGTGCGCCTGCGTGACATCACGGTGCGCATGGAGCTGCCGGGCAAGTATCTGCAGGCCCGCCGGGCCAGTGCGTTCGTACGCGGCACCGACCTGCTGCTCTTCACCAACTACTCCGGGCTCGACCCCATTGTGAACGGTAACACCGCCGCTGTGGGTGGTTCGGGTGCCGTTGGCATCGACTTCGGCAACTTCCCCATGCCGCGCGGATTCTCGTTCGGCATCACGCTGGGGTACTGA
- the rfaD gene encoding ADP-glyceromanno-heptose 6-epimerase, translated as MSSLPLPALPPRLPSRVLVTGGAGFIGSALVWALNQLGVERIVVTDRLGRDEKWRNLVPLRFEDYLEADDLMAPLTSGALGHFDLVLHLGACSATTELDATYLAQNNFAYTKHLAHWALGHEVRFVYASSAATYGDGALGMDDRDNSTAGLSRLRPLNAYGYSKHLFDQYAAGMGVLPNVVGLKYFNVYGPNEAHKADMRSLVHKAFGQIEETGRVKLFKSHRPDFRDGEQRRDFLYIKDAIAMTLHLAMSPEAGGLYNIGSGEAHTWLELTGALFTALGKAPVIDFIEMPESIRAKYQYHTQAEIAKLRATGYTAAVTPLADAVRDYVQGYLVGDHRLGD; from the coding sequence ATGTCTTCGCTTCCCCTCCCCGCCCTTCCTCCGCGCCTGCCCTCCCGCGTGCTTGTCACCGGTGGTGCCGGCTTCATTGGCAGTGCCCTCGTCTGGGCACTGAACCAGCTGGGCGTGGAACGCATTGTGGTCACCGACCGCCTTGGCCGGGACGAAAAGTGGCGCAACCTCGTGCCGCTACGGTTCGAAGATTACCTCGAGGCGGACGACCTCATGGCCCCACTCACCAGCGGCGCGCTGGGGCATTTTGACCTCGTGCTGCATCTGGGAGCCTGCTCGGCGACCACCGAGTTGGACGCGACCTATCTCGCGCAGAACAACTTCGCCTACACCAAGCATCTGGCGCACTGGGCGCTGGGGCATGAGGTGCGGTTTGTCTATGCGTCCAGCGCCGCCACGTACGGCGACGGGGCGCTGGGAATGGACGACCGCGACAACAGCACGGCCGGCTTGTCCCGTCTGCGGCCGCTCAATGCCTACGGGTATTCCAAGCACCTGTTCGACCAGTATGCGGCGGGCATGGGCGTGCTGCCCAACGTCGTGGGGCTCAAGTACTTCAACGTGTACGGCCCCAACGAAGCGCATAAGGCAGACATGCGCTCTCTGGTGCACAAGGCGTTCGGGCAAATCGAGGAGACCGGGCGCGTCAAGCTGTTCAAGTCGCACCGCCCGGATTTCCGCGACGGGGAGCAGCGCCGCGACTTCCTGTATATCAAAGATGCCATCGCAATGACGTTGCACCTCGCCATGTCGCCGGAGGCCGGTGGGCTGTACAACATTGGCAGCGGTGAGGCACACACCTGGCTGGAGCTCACGGGGGCGCTCTTTACCGCCCTGGGCAAGGCGCCAGTGATTGACTTCATCGAGATGCCGGAGAGCATTCGCGCCAAATACCAGTACCACACGCAGGCGGAGATCGCCAAGCTGCGGGCCACCGGATACACCGCGGCTGTCACGCCGCTGGCCGATGCAGTCCGCGATTACGTGCAGGGGTATCTCGTAGGGGATCACCGCCTGGGTGATTGA
- a CDS encoding ABC transporter permease subunit (The N-terminal region of this protein, as described by TIGR01726, is a three transmembrane segment that identifies a subfamily of ABC transporter permease subunits, which specificities that include histidine, arginine, glutamine, glutamate, L-cystine (sic), the opines (in Agrobacterium) octopine and nopaline, etc.), producing MLRHLFLACALLLAACASPSSAPSTVLRWGGDAEGGAPFVEADPADPARVRGFDVEIVEQLARGLGRTPQFVQVAWANIEQSVERGDFALGLSGLEDRPELRERYAVSLPYFEFREVLAVRPADTTRYHTLGDLAGKRVATLGATQAYRLLLDAQRADGVVPVSYDDDVHPYTDLLEGRVDAVLLDHVIAERALKRTPGFVIQPGTIAVGHYVAVFAKRNTALRDSADAILRAGLRDGTLAAMFRRWGVWDAQQAAYQQRLLSDSAGVARGRPVVAGATTVFSYLPALTRAAGITLGISFAAMLLAVLLGVGIAAGRVYGNAATRMLLSGYVEVVRGTPVLLQLFVLYYGLSAFIALPALLAAIIGLGLNYAAYESEIYRSALLAIPRAQLEAGRTLGLSEWQIFRLIRAPQALRLALAPMTNDFVALLKDSSLVSVITVVELTKQTAIYATNIGSWFVPGLLCAAMYLAMSLPLSRMARALEARWSVR from the coding sequence GTGCTCCGCCACCTTTTCCTCGCGTGCGCCCTGCTGCTGGCTGCCTGCGCCTCTCCCTCGTCGGCGCCGTCCACCGTACTGCGGTGGGGCGGCGACGCCGAGGGCGGGGCGCCTTTTGTGGAGGCCGACCCCGCAGACCCGGCGCGTGTGCGCGGCTTCGACGTGGAGATCGTCGAGCAGCTGGCCCGGGGGCTGGGGCGGACGCCGCAGTTTGTGCAGGTGGCATGGGCCAACATTGAACAGTCGGTGGAGCGCGGGGACTTTGCGCTGGGACTGTCGGGGCTCGAAGACCGTCCAGAGCTGCGCGAGCGCTACGCGGTCAGTCTGCCCTATTTCGAGTTCCGCGAGGTGCTGGCGGTGCGGCCGGCAGACACGACCCGCTATCACACGCTGGGCGATCTGGCCGGCAAACGGGTGGCGACGCTGGGCGCCACGCAGGCGTATCGACTGCTGCTCGACGCGCAGCGCGCCGACGGGGTGGTGCCCGTGTCGTACGACGACGATGTGCACCCGTATACGGACCTCCTCGAGGGACGCGTGGACGCGGTGCTGTTGGATCATGTGATTGCTGAACGGGCGCTCAAACGGACCCCGGGCTTTGTGATTCAGCCGGGAACGATTGCCGTTGGCCACTACGTCGCTGTATTCGCCAAGCGGAATACAGCGCTCCGCGATTCCGCCGATGCCATTTTGCGGGCGGGGCTCCGCGACGGGACGCTGGCGGCAATGTTCCGGCGGTGGGGGGTGTGGGATGCTCAGCAGGCCGCCTACCAGCAGCGTTTGTTGTCGGACAGTGCGGGAGTAGCCCGGGGACGGCCGGTGGTGGCGGGTGCGACAACCGTCTTCTCCTATCTGCCCGCGCTGACTCGCGCAGCGGGCATTACCCTCGGCATTTCGTTCGCGGCCATGCTGCTGGCCGTGTTGCTGGGCGTCGGCATTGCGGCCGGACGCGTGTACGGGAATGCGGCCACCCGGATGCTGCTGAGCGGCTACGTGGAAGTGGTGCGCGGCACGCCGGTGCTGCTGCAGCTGTTCGTGCTGTACTACGGACTGAGCGCCTTTATAGCCCTGCCGGCGCTGCTGGCCGCGATCATTGGATTGGGGCTCAACTACGCGGCGTACGAGTCGGAGATCTATCGCAGTGCCCTGCTGGCCATTCCGCGGGCGCAGCTGGAGGCTGGGCGCACCCTGGGGTTATCGGAGTGGCAAATCTTCCGGCTGATTCGCGCCCCGCAAGCGCTGCGGCTCGCGCTGGCGCCCATGACCAATGATTTTGTGGCGCTGCTGAAGGACTCGTCGCTGGTGAGTGTGATTACGGTGGTGGAGCTCACCAAGCAGACGGCGATTTACGCCACCAACATTGGCAGCTGGTTTGTGCCGGGGCTGCTGTGCGCGGCCATGTATCTCGCCATGTCGCTGCCCCTGTCGCGGATGGCGCGCGCCCTGGAAGCGCGCTGGAGTGTGCGCTGA
- a CDS encoding amino acid ABC transporter ATP-binding protein yields MTPVSRSVLTIEGLRLTRTHDGIARDVLQEVSLSLQAGEICALMGVSGAGKSTVLRAAVALEPFQAGRIVIDGVALTPGPVPQESALRNFRRKVGMVFQQHALFTHLTVQQNVALAPRHALAQSPAQAAEVAMALLDSLGVVHRAQAYPSQISGGEAQRVAIARALALDPPVLLMDEPTAALDPARRGALADTLRALAAQGRSLLITTHDLAFARAVADTAAVLADGVVVERGAVTQVLDTPRHEETRKLMAVDAQ; encoded by the coding sequence ATGACGCCGGTGTCCCGTTCCGTGCTGACCATTGAAGGGCTGCGTCTGACGCGCACGCACGACGGCATAGCCCGTGATGTGCTGCAGGAGGTGTCGCTGTCGCTGCAAGCGGGTGAGATTTGCGCGCTGATGGGCGTCTCCGGGGCGGGCAAGAGCACGGTCCTGCGAGCCGCCGTGGCGCTCGAGCCTTTCCAGGCAGGGCGCATTGTGATTGATGGGGTGGCGCTCACGCCGGGGCCGGTACCGCAGGAGTCGGCGCTCCGCAATTTCCGCCGCAAGGTGGGCATGGTGTTTCAGCAGCACGCCCTGTTTACGCATCTCACGGTGCAGCAGAACGTGGCGCTGGCGCCGCGTCATGCCCTGGCTCAATCGCCAGCACAGGCGGCAGAGGTCGCCATGGCCTTGCTGGACTCGCTGGGCGTGGTGCACCGCGCGCAGGCGTATCCGTCGCAGATCTCCGGTGGCGAAGCGCAGCGGGTGGCCATTGCGCGGGCGTTGGCGCTCGACCCGCCCGTGTTGCTCATGGACGAACCCACCGCCGCCCTCGATCCCGCGCGTCGCGGCGCACTCGCGGACACACTGCGGGCGCTCGCCGCGCAAGGGCGCAGTCTGCTGATCACCACCCACGACCTCGCGTTTGCGCGCGCCGTTGCCGACACCGCAGCCGTGCTAGCAGACGGAGTGGTCGTGGAGCGGGGGGCTGTTACCCAAGTCCTCGACACGCCAAGGCACGAGGAGACGCGCAAGCTCATGGCGGTAGACGCGCAGTAG
- the glgA gene encoding glycogen synthase GlgA, which translates to MNVLFVAAEVAPFVKTGGLADVAGALPAALRAAGHDVRVVMPRYRSLREQGVPMAGPIGASFLPVGVRAEEQRIWRATGSETPVYFLDIPAAFERAAVYGEPDDARRFILFARGVMDCLQHLREVDGWQPDVVHCHDWHAALVINYLKSYYAYTFGHIATVFTIHNLAYQGQVHPDVAQLAGLAEGGLVENGMGPGIANSFNIMARGILYADVVSTVSPTYAREILTTEYGERLDGLLRSKQDRVVGILNGIDTTVFDPQTDRQLAAPYGAGDMAGKAACKAALQQRCGLAVDPQRPVLGIVSRLVEQKGLDLLHKILPWLLRETDAQLVVLGSGQPYLQEAFLRHGEQHGDRVAVRIGFDAALAQQIYAGSDAFLMPSRFEPCGLGQLIALRYGTVPIVRATGGLVDTVREGLEGNGFVFHRYDPKDFGDAIWRALQCYRDPASWAVVRERGMREDHSWTTAARQYAGVYTWATQLIR; encoded by the coding sequence ATGAACGTTCTCTTTGTGGCGGCCGAAGTGGCCCCGTTTGTAAAGACTGGCGGTCTGGCCGATGTGGCCGGCGCCCTGCCGGCGGCCCTCCGGGCGGCCGGTCATGACGTGCGCGTGGTGATGCCGCGCTACCGCTCCCTCCGGGAACAGGGCGTTCCCATGGCGGGGCCCATAGGGGCGTCGTTCCTGCCGGTGGGGGTGCGCGCCGAGGAACAGCGCATCTGGCGGGCCACGGGGAGCGAGACCCCAGTCTATTTCCTCGACATTCCCGCCGCCTTTGAACGGGCCGCGGTGTATGGCGAGCCCGACGATGCCCGGCGCTTCATCCTCTTTGCCCGCGGCGTCATGGATTGTCTGCAGCACCTGCGCGAGGTGGACGGCTGGCAGCCCGATGTGGTGCACTGTCACGACTGGCACGCGGCGCTGGTGATCAACTACCTCAAGAGTTACTACGCCTACACCTTCGGCCACATCGCCACGGTGTTCACCATCCACAACCTGGCCTATCAGGGACAGGTCCATCCGGACGTGGCGCAGCTGGCCGGTCTCGCCGAGGGCGGGCTGGTGGAAAACGGGATGGGGCCGGGGATCGCCAATTCGTTCAACATCATGGCGCGCGGCATTTTGTACGCCGACGTGGTGAGCACCGTGAGTCCGACCTACGCCCGGGAAATTCTCACCACCGAGTACGGTGAACGGCTGGACGGGCTGCTGCGCAGCAAGCAGGATCGTGTGGTGGGAATTTTGAACGGCATCGATACCACGGTGTTCGACCCGCAGACGGACAGACAGCTGGCGGCCCCCTACGGGGCTGGCGACATGGCGGGCAAGGCGGCGTGCAAAGCCGCGCTGCAGCAGCGGTGCGGGCTGGCGGTCGACCCGCAGCGCCCCGTGCTCGGGATCGTGTCCCGCCTGGTGGAGCAGAAGGGGCTCGATCTGCTGCACAAGATCCTGCCGTGGCTGCTGCGCGAGACGGACGCGCAGCTGGTGGTACTGGGCTCCGGGCAGCCGTATCTGCAGGAGGCCTTCCTGCGGCACGGTGAGCAGCATGGTGACCGGGTGGCGGTGCGCATTGGCTTCGACGCGGCGCTGGCGCAGCAGATCTACGCCGGCAGCGATGCGTTTCTCATGCCTTCACGCTTCGAGCCGTGCGGGCTGGGGCAACTCATTGCCTTGCGCTACGGCACCGTCCCCATTGTGCGCGCCACCGGTGGGCTCGTGGACACGGTACGCGAAGGGCTGGAGGGCAACGGGTTTGTCTTTCACCGCTACGACCCCAAGGACTTCGGCGACGCCATCTGGCGCGCGCTGCAATGCTACCGTGACCCCGCCTCATGGGCGGTCGTGCGGGAACGCGGCATGAGAGAGGACCACTCGTGGACCACGGCCGCCCGGCAGTACGCGGGCGTATACACGTGGGCGACGCAGTTGATACGGTAA
- the glgC gene encoding glucose-1-phosphate adenylyltransferase, translated as MTPYTRGTLSRHAMAYVLAGGRGSRLYELTDRRAKPAVYFGGKTRIIDFALSNAINSGIRRIGVATQYKAHSLIRHLQRGWNFLRPERNESFDILPASQRVSETQWYEGTADAVYQNLDIIEAYHPEYMVILAGDHIYKMDYELMLQQHVAQGADVTVGVLEVPRMEATGFGVMHVDEHDRIVHFLEKPADPPGIPGNPDMALASMGIYVFKTSFLADLLRRDAVDPHTTHDFGKDLIPYVVANGKAVAHRFSDSCVKASRESEAYWRDVGTIDAYWEANIDLTSVLPGLDMYDHDWPIWTYGEITPPAKFVHAEEGRRGFALDSLISGGCIVSGAAVFRSLMFTNVRIHSYAHLDGAVLQPDVDVGRGARLTNVVVDRGVRIPPGLIVGEDPALDGARFRRSDKGVVLITQPMIDRLSL; from the coding sequence ATGACGCCGTATACCCGCGGAACGCTCTCCCGTCACGCCATGGCCTATGTGCTCGCCGGAGGGCGCGGGTCACGCCTGTATGAGTTGACCGACCGCCGGGCCAAGCCCGCCGTGTACTTTGGCGGCAAGACGCGCATCATCGACTTCGCGCTGTCCAATGCCATCAACTCAGGGATCCGCCGCATTGGTGTGGCGACCCAGTACAAGGCGCACAGCCTCATCCGCCATTTGCAGCGCGGCTGGAACTTCCTGCGCCCGGAGCGCAACGAAAGCTTCGACATTCTGCCGGCGTCGCAGCGGGTGAGTGAAACGCAGTGGTACGAAGGCACCGCGGACGCCGTGTACCAGAATCTCGATATCATCGAGGCGTACCACCCGGAGTACATGGTCATTCTGGCAGGCGACCATATCTACAAGATGGACTACGAGCTCATGCTGCAGCAGCATGTGGCGCAGGGAGCCGATGTCACGGTGGGGGTACTGGAAGTGCCGCGCATGGAGGCCACCGGCTTTGGCGTGATGCACGTGGACGAGCACGACCGCATCGTGCACTTCCTCGAGAAACCGGCTGACCCGCCGGGCATCCCCGGCAATCCCGACATGGCCCTCGCCAGCATGGGCATTTATGTCTTCAAGACGAGCTTTCTGGCCGACCTGCTGCGACGCGACGCCGTGGATCCGCACACGACGCACGACTTCGGCAAGGATCTCATTCCGTATGTGGTCGCCAACGGCAAGGCCGTGGCCCACCGGTTCAGTGACTCGTGCGTGAAGGCGTCGCGGGAAAGCGAGGCGTACTGGCGGGACGTGGGCACCATTGATGCCTACTGGGAAGCCAACATCGACCTCACGTCGGTGCTCCCCGGGCTGGACATGTACGACCACGACTGGCCCATCTGGACGTACGGCGAGATTACGCCCCCGGCCAAGTTTGTGCACGCGGAAGAAGGGCGTCGTGGCTTTGCGCTCGACTCCCTGATTTCCGGCGGGTGCATTGTGTCGGGCGCCGCCGTGTTCCGCTCGCTGATGTTCACCAACGTGCGCATCCACTCCTATGCCCATCTCGACGGCGCAGTGCTGCAGCCCGACGTGGATGTGGGGCGTGGTGCCCGCCTGACGAACGTCGTGGTGGATCGTGGGGTACGAATTCCTCCGGGGCTGATTGTGGGCGAAGACCCGGCGTTGGACGGCGCCCGGTTTCGCCGCAGCGACAAGGGCGTCGTGCTGATTACGCAGCCCATGATTGACCGACTTTCTCTCTGA
- a CDS encoding serine hydrolase, with protein sequence MRLLPVLACVGLLAGALPGAPAAAQSLATLRRTIDSIADGHRGVVGYSITNLETNEHLERRGDEPFSTASLIKVPILVALFDLAEQQQLSLEDPVVLTAIDKVGGAGQLQYLRTPLTLRLWDAAWLMTTLSDNTATNLVLDRIKIRRVWQKMEALGLPRTKVHSGSMTRIASVAPDSSAKYGLGVTTPNEMAQLFTLLAHGKAVSPRADSVMLDILEHNEDDSKLMRFNYGVRAAHKTGDVDQSRTDCGVLYLPARVVACVLTRENVDKRYWTDSEGNAVIARIGQAVAAHWTPVAPR encoded by the coding sequence ATGCGACTCCTCCCCGTTCTTGCTTGCGTGGGCCTGCTGGCCGGCGCCCTTCCTGGTGCGCCAGCCGCCGCGCAATCCCTAGCGACCCTCCGCCGCACCATCGACAGCATTGCCGACGGGCACCGCGGCGTGGTGGGCTACAGCATCACCAATCTCGAAACGAACGAGCATCTGGAGCGACGCGGCGACGAGCCGTTCTCCACCGCGTCGCTGATCAAGGTGCCTATTCTGGTGGCGCTGTTTGATCTGGCCGAGCAGCAACAGCTGTCGCTTGAGGATCCCGTGGTGCTTACGGCCATCGACAAGGTGGGCGGTGCCGGCCAGCTGCAGTACCTGCGCACGCCGCTCACGCTGCGGCTGTGGGACGCCGCGTGGCTCATGACCACGTTGAGCGACAATACGGCCACCAATCTGGTACTCGACCGCATCAAGATCCGGCGCGTCTGGCAGAAAATGGAAGCGTTGGGCTTGCCGCGCACCAAGGTGCACTCGGGGAGCATGACCCGCATTGCCAGTGTGGCCCCCGACAGTTCGGCCAAGTACGGACTGGGCGTTACTACGCCCAATGAAATGGCGCAACTCTTTACGCTGTTGGCGCATGGCAAGGCGGTCAGTCCGCGGGCCGACTCCGTAATGCTGGATATCCTCGAGCACAACGAAGACGACTCGAAGCTCATGCGCTTCAATTACGGCGTGCGCGCGGCGCACAAAACTGGTGACGTGGATCAGTCACGCACGGACTGTGGCGTCCTTTATCTGCCGGCGCGTGTGGTGGCGTGCGTGCTCACGAGGGAGAACGTGGATAAACGCTATTGGACCGATTCGGAAGGGAATGCGGTCATCGCGCGAATTGGACAAGCGGTTGCCGCGCACTGGACGCCCGTCGCGCCACGGTAA